In Gadus macrocephalus chromosome 11, ASM3116895v1, a single genomic region encodes these proteins:
- the lipg gene encoding endothelial lipase: MLSFWIFISCLTLVASGHGENTVIKDGEEAFGEMSTPNVSLHYLIKYNMRKSLDLDLDGCYLQVGRKESLQECGFNATAKTIFIIHGWTMSGLFESWMTELVSALIQRETEANVIIVDWISLAHQLYPDAVNHTQRVGLSIAQMLNWLQDEHQLPLSNVHLIGYSLGAHVAGYAGTNVRGTLGRITGLDPAGPMFEGAGEGNRLSPDDADFVDVLHTYTREALGVSIGIQQPIGDIDIYPNGGEVQPGCSLGDVLAVAGNFMEVMKCEHERAVHLFVDSLMNKDHMSFAFQCTGPDRFKKGICLSCRKNRCNNIGYNAKKMRKRRNSKMYLKTRADTPFGGYHYQMKMHIFNRNHSDNVDPTFHVKLYGAHDDTEKLFVDVPNGVGLNLTNTFLVFTEEEIGDLLNITLSWEAPSDSWNSFWKALKQSFSNKTATPVLEVRRIRVKAGETQKMFTFCAHDKTEISPGESVSFGKCRDGWEVKPRKRLVA; encoded by the exons ATGCTTTCATTTTGGATTTTTATCAGTTGTCTAACGTTAGTTGCGAGTGGACATGGAGAAAATACAGTTATTAAAG ATGGGGAAGAAGCATTTGGGGAAATGTCAACGCCAAACGTATCCCTCCATTACCTCATAAAGTACAACATGCGCAAAAGTTTGGATCTGGACCTGGACGGTTGCTACCTGCAGGTTGGCAGGAAGGAATCTCTCCAGGAGTGTGGCTTCAACGCCACAGCCAAGACCATCTTCATCATTCACGGCTGGACG ATGAGCGGACTGTTTGAGAGCTGGATGACCGAGCTGGTCTCTGCTTTGATTCAGCGAGAGACGGAAGCGAACGTGATCATCGTGGACTGGATCTCGTTGGCTCACCAGCTGTACCCAGACGCGGTTAACCACACCCAACGTGTCGGCCTCAGCATCGCACAAATGCTCAACTGGCTTCAG GATGAGCACCAGCTACCTTTGAGCAACgtgcatctgattggctacagcctGGGAGCGCATGTGGCGGGCTACGCTGGGACAAACGTACGGGGAACTCTCGGCCGGATCACAG GGCTTGACCCGGCAGGACCTATGTTTGAGGGGGCCGGGGAAGGGAACCGGCTCTCTCCGGACGACGCCGATTTCGTAGACGTCCTGCACACGTACACCCGGGAGGCGTTGGGCGTGAGCATCGGCATCCAGCAGCCAATAGGGGACATCGATATCTACCCCAACGGCGGGGAAGTGCAGCCCGGCTGCAGCCTCGGTGACGTGCTAGCGGTGGCAGGAA ATTTCATGGAGGTGATGAAGTGTGAGCACGAGCGCGCCGTGCACCTGTTCGTGGACTCCCTGATGAACAAGGACCACATGAGCTTCGCCTTCCAGTGCACCGGGCCCGACCGCTTCAAGAAGGGCATCTGCCTCAGCTGCAGAAAGAACCGCTGCAACAACATCGGCTACAACGCCAAGAAGATGCGCAAGAGGCGCAACAGCAAGATGTACCTGAAGACCCGCGCTGACACGCCGTTCGGAG GTTACCACTACCAGATGAAGATGCACATTTTCAACAGAAATCATTCGGACAACGTGGACCCCACATTCCACGTCAAGTTGTATGGGGCTCACGACGACACAGAAAAACTCTTTGTTGACGT CCCTAACGGTGTGGGTCTGAACCTGACCAACACCTTCCTGGTGTTCACTGAGGAGGAGATCGGAGACTTGCTGAACATCACCTTGAGCTGGGAAGCACCATCTGACTCCTGGAACTCTTTCTGGAAGGCCCTCAAGCAGTCCTTCTCGAATAAGACCGCCACACCCGTTCTTGAAGTACGACGGATCCGTGTGAAGGCTGGAGAAACTCAGAAAAT GTTCACCTTCTGTGCCCACGACAAGACTGAAATATCCCCGGGGGAATCGGTGAGCTTCGGAAAATGTCGTGATGGCTGGGAAGTGAAACCGAGAAAAAG ACTGGTTGCATAA